One Clostridia bacterium DNA segment encodes these proteins:
- a CDS encoding FTR1 family protein, protein MLWQAVTAGGNPDPTDPSLSPFAAILDTGILVFREGLEAILVLAAITASLVRRRPEFWRPVGFGAGLAFAATLVTWLIVVAIISGIHAPELDIQAATGLLAIVVLLIVMNWFFHRVYFTGWMSYHGRKQREVVQAAGGNVGLAFKGLALLGFSAVYREGFEIVLFLQSVRLRVGIEAVLYGTLIGLALTAIVAVLTFVAHRRLPYQSMLVFTGIMLGVVLLVMVGESVQEMQLAGWVPSTDLSIPIPAWLGVWLAIFPTAESLTTQALAALFVIGSFVITEFRKRQAVRGADA, encoded by the coding sequence ATCCTCTGGCAGGCCGTCACCGCAGGGGGGAACCCTGATCCCACCGACCCGTCACTGAGCCCGTTCGCAGCCATCCTCGACACCGGCATCCTTGTATTTCGCGAGGGCTTGGAGGCGATCTTGGTCCTGGCGGCCATTACGGCCAGTCTCGTGCGGAGGCGCCCCGAGTTTTGGCGCCCGGTCGGCTTCGGGGCAGGGCTGGCGTTTGCGGCGACTCTCGTCACGTGGCTCATCGTCGTGGCCATCATTTCGGGAATCCACGCACCCGAACTCGACATTCAGGCGGCGACCGGACTCCTGGCCATCGTCGTGCTGCTCATCGTGATGAATTGGTTCTTCCACCGGGTGTACTTCACAGGGTGGATGTCCTATCACGGCCGCAAGCAACGTGAGGTCGTGCAGGCGGCGGGCGGTAATGTGGGGTTGGCCTTCAAGGGACTGGCGCTTCTCGGTTTCTCCGCGGTATACCGAGAGGGCTTCGAGATCGTGTTGTTCCTGCAAAGTGTGCGTCTGCGCGTTGGGATTGAGGCGGTGCTGTATGGCACGCTGATCGGGTTGGCCTTGACGGCCATCGTCGCCGTCCTCACCTTTGTCGCGCACAGGCGGCTTCCGTACCAGAGCATGCTGGTCTTCACCGGGATCATGCTCGGAGTGGTGTTGCTCGTTATGGTCGGGGAGAGTGTCCAGGAGATGCAGCTGGCCGGTTGGGTCCCATCGACGGATCTCTCGATCCCCATTCCGGCGTGGCTCGGAGTCTGGCTCGCCATCTTCCCCACAGCCGAGAGCCTCACAACACAAGCACTGGCGGCGTTGTTCGTCATTGGGTCATTCGTGATTACGGAGTTCAGGAAGCGGCAGGCCGTTCGTGGCGCGGACGCCTAG
- the gcvT gene encoding glycine cleavage system aminomethyltransferase GcvT: MLRRTPLYDWHVENGARMVEFAGWEMPVQYTGVVEEHNAVRNAVGVFDVSHMGEIRVRGRGALAFLQNLVTNDVARLVPGQALYTPMCREDGGTLDDLLIYRLGEDDYLAVVNAANTERDLAWFRAHEGDDLELADETERWALFAVQGPKAAAALQDLVDIDLDTLAYYRCAVDVAVAGAPGAIVARTGYTGEDGFECYVPAQNAVHVWTSIVSRVQDLGGRTCGLGARDTLRLEAALPLYGHELTESINPLEARLGPFVKLDKGPFIGREALAAVRAAGPRRRLVGLRLLERGIPRAGYPVFREQDGAPAETPCGHVTSGTFAPFLGQPIALALVGGGAVAGERMAVEIRGRKVPAEVVRLPFYRRAARSPGTN; encoded by the coding sequence GTGTTGCGACGCACCCCTTTGTACGATTGGCACGTGGAGAACGGCGCCCGCATGGTCGAGTTCGCCGGGTGGGAGATGCCCGTGCAATACACGGGCGTCGTCGAGGAGCACAATGCCGTGCGCAACGCCGTCGGCGTCTTCGATGTCTCCCACATGGGCGAGATCCGCGTGCGCGGGCGCGGCGCGCTGGCGTTTCTGCAGAACCTGGTCACGAATGACGTGGCGCGACTGGTACCAGGCCAGGCGCTCTACACCCCGATGTGCCGCGAGGACGGCGGCACGCTCGACGACCTGTTGATCTACCGTCTCGGCGAGGACGATTACCTCGCGGTGGTCAACGCCGCCAATACGGAGCGCGACCTCGCGTGGTTCCGCGCGCACGAGGGCGATGACCTCGAACTGGCCGACGAGACCGAACGCTGGGCGCTCTTCGCGGTGCAGGGTCCCAAGGCGGCGGCCGCCCTGCAGGACCTCGTCGACATCGACCTCGACACCCTTGCGTACTACCGCTGCGCCGTGGATGTCGCCGTCGCCGGCGCGCCCGGAGCGATCGTCGCCCGAACGGGCTACACGGGCGAGGACGGGTTCGAGTGCTACGTCCCCGCCCAGAATGCCGTCCACGTGTGGACGTCCATCGTATCCCGCGTGCAGGATCTGGGCGGGCGAACGTGCGGCCTCGGCGCGCGGGACACGCTGCGCCTCGAGGCGGCGCTGCCGCTCTACGGGCACGAGTTGACCGAGTCCATCAATCCGTTGGAGGCGCGTCTCGGCCCGTTCGTCAAGCTCGACAAGGGCCCCTTCATCGGCCGCGAAGCCCTCGCCGCCGTGCGCGCGGCCGGGCCGCGTAGGAGGCTGGTCGGATTGCGCCTCCTTGAGCGCGGCATCCCGCGCGCCGGCTACCCGGTCTTCCGGGAACAGGACGGGGCGCCGGCGGAGACGCCCTGCGGCCACGTGACGAGCGGCACGTTCGCGCCCTTCCTCGGCCAGCCGATCGCCCTGGCGCTGGTAGGAGGCGGCGCCGTCGCCGGCGAACGCATGGCCGTGGAGATCCGCGGCCGCAAGGTGCCCGCGGAGGTTGTCCGGCTCCCGTTCTACCGGCGCGCCGCGCGGTCGCCGGGCACGAACTGA
- a CDS encoding pilus assembly protein, with protein sequence MEFTLVFGFMLTVFFAMLEFGLALDEQLALAAAARSGARLAAVEGGATDHVFDTIAHDLRGFGVEPGDVAVRITPHQAIYGTPVTVELSARYTLRTPVARALGIEELSLRAQATSRSEKLATPGS encoded by the coding sequence GTGGAGTTCACCCTGGTCTTCGGCTTCATGCTGACGGTCTTCTTCGCGATGCTGGAGTTCGGCCTGGCCTTGGACGAGCAGCTGGCCCTGGCTGCGGCGGCCCGGTCGGGCGCCCGCCTCGCGGCCGTGGAAGGTGGAGCGACGGACCACGTCTTCGACACGATCGCGCATGACCTTCGCGGATTCGGCGTCGAACCCGGTGACGTCGCCGTGCGCATCACGCCGCACCAGGCCATCTACGGCACCCCCGTGACCGTGGAGCTGTCGGCCCGCTACACGCTGCGAACGCCCGTCGCGAGGGCCTTGGGGATCGAGGAGCTGAGCCTGAGGGCGCAGGCCACGTCGCGCAGCGAAAAGCTCGCGACCCCCGGGTCGTGA
- a CDS encoding Flp family type IVb pilin, translating into MPSNHCRLNAIGLRLSEYSLVLALVVIVLIGALSTLGGALNSRLLDIVDQLNQAGR; encoded by the coding sequence TTGCCTTCGAATCACTGTCGTCTCAACGCCATTGGTCTCAGGTTATCCGAGTACAGCCTTGTTCTCGCGCTCGTCGTAATCGTCCTCATCGGCGCGTTGTCGACGCTCGGCGGAGCCCTGAACAGCCGGCTGCTCGACATCGTCGACCAGTTGAATCAGGCGGGCCGGTGA